One Bacillales bacterium genomic window, CACGGTTCAAACGGAAACATTACTCCTTACGGCCGCAACAACTTGTTCATGGTGTACAACAGCGTGGAAAATCGGCTCGTCGCTCCCTTTTCCGGCGGCGAACCGCGGCCGGAATACATCGCCGCCCGCAACCCAAATGTAACTTTGATCGGCTCGTAATCTTTTCGGAACGCCAATGCATGTTTGGCGTTCTTTTTATTTCATCGTCAGCCCTTTATGAAATCCCCAAGTTTCCTTGCTATAATGATAAGAGAGTGGACTGACAAAGGAGTTTCACGAATGGAGTTACCGAAACCGTTTATCGATAAAATGACTAACCTGTTAGACCGCGAAGCAGCCGCCTTCTTTGCATCGTATAAAAGGAAAAAAACGACCGGGTTGCGCGTCAATCCGTTGAAACTTTCCCCCGCCGCCTTCGCGGAAATCGCTCCATTTCCGTTGACACCGGTGCCTTTCTGCCCGAGCGGCTTTTACGTCGATCCCGAAAACGAACCCGGCAAACACCCGTTTCACCAAGCGGGGCTCTACTACATGCAAGAACCGAGCGCGATGTTCGTTGCCGAGGTTGTTGCCCCAGCCGAACATGAAAAAGTGCTTGATTTGAGCGCTGCCCCCGGAGGCAAAACGACGCAGCTTGCCGGGATGCTGAACAACACCGGCTTGCTTGTCGCCAACGACATTCATCCAAAACGCGCACGCGCGTTATCCGAAAACGTTGAGCGTATGGGTATCACGAACGCCCTCGTCACGAACGAAACACCGAAACGGCTTGCGGAGCGCTTCCCCGCCTATTTCGATAAAATCCTCGTCGATGCCCCGTGCTCCGGCGAGGGCATGTTTCGGAAAGATCCGGACGCGTGCGGCTACTGGAGTCCGGAACATGTCGAGGCGTGTGCCGCCAGGCAAAAAGACATCCTCGCGGATGCGGTGAAGATGCTGAAGCCGGACGGCACGCTCGTCTACTCGACGTGTACGTTTTCTCCGGAGGAGAATGAGCACATCGTCGAGTGGGCGCTCAGCGAATTTCCCGAGCTGGAAGCGGAGGAAATGGCGAAGCCGACCGGCGTGGCAAGCGGCGAAGCGCGCTGGACGGAGTCGCAGACCGGTGCGGCGGGCAAAGCCGCGAGGCTGTGGCCGCACCGGCTGCGAGGCGAAGGCCATTTCGTCGCGAAATGGCGGAAATCCGCAGACGCTGCCGGCCGTTGGCGCGGCCGGTTGGCCGCGTCCAACGTGAAGCCGGCGCACATGCGGGATTTCCGGCGTTTCGCAAGCGAGGCTTTGGTCAGCGTGCCGGGAGGCACGCTGATGGAGAGAAAAGGGCAATGGTTCGCGTTGCCGAACGATTGCCCGGATTTGCGAGGCGTGAAAGTGCTTCGGCCGGGATGGCATCTCGGCGAGCAAAAGAAGGGCCGCTTTGAGCCGAACCACGCGTTAGCGATGGGGCTCAAAGCGGGCGAAGCGAAGCATGCGCATGAGCTGCCCCTCGGAGAGGGGCAGTGGCGGAAGTATTTGCGCGGCGAAACGCTGGAAACCGGCCGCGACCGCGGCTGGTT contains:
- a CDS encoding RsmF rRNA methyltransferase first C-terminal domain-containing protein — its product is MELPKPFIDKMTNLLDREAAAFFASYKRKKTTGLRVNPLKLSPAAFAEIAPFPLTPVPFCPSGFYVDPENEPGKHPFHQAGLYYMQEPSAMFVAEVVAPAEHEKVLDLSAAPGGKTTQLAGMLNNTGLLVANDIHPKRARALSENVERMGITNALVTNETPKRLAERFPAYFDKILVDAPCSGEGMFRKDPDACGYWSPEHVEACAARQKDILADAVKMLKPDGTLVYSTCTFSPEENEHIVEWALSEFPELEAEEMAKPTGVASGEARWTESQTGAAGKAARLWPHRLRGEGHFVAKWRKSADAAGRWRGRLAASNVKPAHMRDFRRFASEALVSVPGGTLMERKGQWFALPNDCPDLRGVKVLRPGWHLGEQKKGRFEPNHALAMGLKAGEAKHAHELPLGEGQWRKYLRGETLETGRDRGWLVVTLEGYPLGWGKEVKGTLKNFYPKGLRIPVR